In Nicotiana tabacum cultivar K326 chromosome 17, ASM71507v2, whole genome shotgun sequence, one DNA window encodes the following:
- the LOC142172115 gene encoding uncharacterized protein LOC142172115 produces MAILDENERSNDLEADLPTGNGQSSVDLSSPLYMHPSDNPGAMLVSIPFNGVGYRSWRRSVLRALSMKNKVGFINGECKKPDPDSQKLRLWERCDDMVTSWILNSLSKEIADSVEYVNDVILWKELEDRYDQTNGTKLYQIQKEINDLSQGSLDITGYYTKMKKLWEELSNLSAKNQCTCHCTCGAKESMHKEKQDRRLIHFLMGLNEVYTVVRGSILMMNPLASMAQAFSLLVQEEKQREIKPNNQFALESTSLNVNTFKQNSYRTNYSPSNNYNGT; encoded by the coding sequence ATGGCGATTTTAGATGAAAACGAACGATCTAATGATTTAGAGGCTGATTTACCGACTGGGAATGGTCAATCCAGTGTGGATCTGAGTAGTCCTTTGTACATGCACCCCTCAGACAATCCTGGTGCAATGTTAGTATCAATTCCTTTTAATGGTGTTGGATACAGATCATGGAGGAGAAGTGTGTTGCGTGCACTTTCTATGAAGAACAAGGTAGGTTTTATCAATGGAGAATGTAAGAAGCCAGATCCAGATTCTCAAAAACTTCGATTGTGGGAGAGATGTGATGATATGGTAACATCGTGGATTCTGAATTCATTATCTAAGGAAATTGCAGATAGCGTGGAATATGTAAATGATGTAATATTGTGGAAAGAATTGGAAGATCGATATGATCAGACCAATGGTACAAAGCTGTATCAAATTCAGAAGGAGATTAATGATCTTTCCCAAGGATCTCTTGACATCACAGGGTACTATACTAAGATGAAGAAATTGTGGGAAGAACTAAGTAACCTAAGCGCTAAGAATCAATGCACTTGTCATTGCACATGTGGAGCAAAAGAGAGTATGCACAAGGAAAAACAAGATAGGCGATTAATACACTTTCTCATGGGACTTAATGAGGTCTACACTGTGGTGCGAGGCAGCATCTTGATGATGAATCCATTGGCTTCAATGGCACAAGCTTTTTCACTGTTGGTTCAAGAAGAAAAACAGAGGGAAATTAAACCTAATAATCAATTTGCCTTAGAATCAACTTCTCTGAATGTGAACACTTTCAAGCAGAACAGTTATAGAACAAATTACTCTCCTAGCAATAATTACAATGGTACataa